CTCCGCGCAAATTATTGCATGATATTTTTGTCAAGCCCGTATTTCTCCAGCTTGTAATATAAATTGCGCACCGAAATGCCAAGCGCCCGGGCCGCCGCTGTTTTATTGCCGCGATGGCGGCGAAGCGCCTGCTCAATCAAGCTCGCTTCGTATCGGCTCACCATTTCCTCAAGCGGCCGAATCTCCTCTTCCGTTTCCACTCGATGAGCCGGCACTGACGAAGGCGAAGCGAGCGGCGGCAAATGCGTCGCATCGATCATCACTTCATGAAATTTCATGAAAATCATCGCCCGCCCGAGCACATTTTCGAGCTCGCGGACATTTCCCGGCCAATCATAGGCAAGAAGCTTCGCCATCGCTTCATCCGTGACACCTTCGACGTTGCGCCCGTAATCTTGGTTCAGTTTCTGGATCAAACGCCGGCAAAGAGCTGGAATGTCTTCCTTGCGGGCACGCAGCGGCGGAATATAAATCGGCATCCGATTGAGCCGATAGTATAAGTCTTCGCGAAAGGCGCCTTCGGCAATCGCTTTTTCAAGGTTGACGTTCGTGGCGGCGATGACGCGGACGTTGATCGGGATCGGCTTCGTCCCGCCGACGCGGACGATCTCCCGCTCCTGCAAGACGCGGAGCAGCTTCGCCTGCGTGCTGGCCGACAGTTCGCCGATTTCGTCAAGGAAAATGCTTCCGTTGTTTGCTTCTTCAAACAGCCCTCGCTTGCCTCCGCGCCGCGCGCCGGAAAACGCTCCTTCCTCATAGCCAAACAGTTCGCTTTCCAATAATGTTTCCGGAATGGCCGCGCAGTTGACGCGGATAAACTTGTTATACTTTCGGTCGCTCGCGTTGTGAATGGCGTGGGCGAACAGCTCCTTGCCCGTCCCTGATTCCCCCCGCAGCAAAATCGTCGCCGGTGTTTTCGCCGCCAGCTTCGCCTGCTCGATCGCCACCTTCATCTCCTCTGACTCACCGACAATATCCGCAAACGAATATTTCGCCTCGAGCGTGCGGATGATTTGCCGCGCCCGATTGAGCTCAGTCGTCAGCCGCTGAATTTCTGACACATCATGAATGACGCCGACGCTCCCTTTCAATACGCCATCAACAATAATCGGCGCAACATTGACGATGACATCCCGGTTTTTCGGGCCGACTTTCATGCGCGCTCCGCGCACCGGGCGGCGCGTTTTCAATACTTGCATATGCATGCTTTCCCCTTCGGCGATGTCGGCGGTCGCCGGTTTGCCGATGACGTCTTCCTCTGTCAAACCGGTGAGCCGTGTATACGCCGGGTTGATCAAAATACCGTTCCCATTTTCATCGACGACGGAAATCGCCTCTTCCGACGAATAGATGATCGCTTCGAGCATCATGCGGACTTCTTTTAAGTCGGTGATTTCTTCCGCCAAAGCGACAAGCTCGGTGATGTCCTTGAATACCGCGAGCGCCCCAAACAGTTTGCCATTGTCATCGATGATCGGGATGCGGGTGGTGATCAATTTTTTTCCATTGGCCAGCTCCACTTCTTGATGAAACTCCGTCTGCCTCGTTTCGAGCACGCGCGGCAAGCCGCTTGACGGCAGAACGGTCAAAATATGCTTGCCGATCACTTTGTCTTTATCGACTTCAAGCAGCTCCGCCGCGCTTTGATTCATATCGGTAATGTAACCATATTCATCAACGACAATCATGCCATCGTGGGACGAATGAAAGATGAGCGCGCGCCGAGCCGCTTCGCTTTTCAATTTGGCGATGAGCGCTTCTTTTTCTTCAACGAGCTCGGCCATCATCTGCGCGACTGCACTTGGGACAATATTGGCTCCCTCTGGCGCCAATCGACGGATTTCCTCAAGGACATCCGCCCTGCCCGTCGTTTCAATGATCAAATCAAGCGGCTCGGCCATCCATGGAC
Above is a window of Geobacillus thermoleovorans DNA encoding:
- a CDS encoding sigma-54 interaction domain-containing protein — encoded protein: MKKVMIIGADSRGMSLLKLLHGASGFDVVAVVDVDEQAPGVQLAQKWGIAAASDWRPWMAEPLDLIIETTGRADVLEEIRRLAPEGANIVPSAVAQMMAELVEEKEALIAKLKSEAARRALIFHSSHDGMIVVDEYGYITDMNQSAAELLEVDKDKVIGKHILTVLPSSGLPRVLETRQTEFHQEVELANGKKLITTRIPIIDDNGKLFGALAVFKDITELVALAEEITDLKEVRMMLEAIIYSSEEAISVVDENGNGILINPAYTRLTGLTEEDVIGKPATADIAEGESMHMQVLKTRRPVRGARMKVGPKNRDVIVNVAPIIVDGVLKGSVGVIHDVSEIQRLTTELNRARQIIRTLEAKYSFADIVGESEEMKVAIEQAKLAAKTPATILLRGESGTGKELFAHAIHNASDRKYNKFIRVNCAAIPETLLESELFGYEEGAFSGARRGGKRGLFEEANNGSIFLDEIGELSASTQAKLLRVLQEREIVRVGGTKPIPINVRVIAATNVNLEKAIAEGAFREDLYYRLNRMPIYIPPLRARKEDIPALCRRLIQKLNQDYGRNVEGVTDEAMAKLLAYDWPGNVRELENVLGRAMIFMKFHEVMIDATHLPPLASPSSVPAHRVETEEEIRPLEEMVSRYEASLIEQALRRHRGNKTAAARALGISVRNLYYKLEKYGLDKNIMQ